One Drechmeria coniospora strain ARSEF 6962 chromosome 01, whole genome shotgun sequence genomic region harbors:
- a CDS encoding HAT domain-containing protein, protein MSACQETKSRTGRPKKRPATTQTLILHPSRGKAHIQKNWPKAWHKQIFTGVKKLWEDEYKNLPTIYTTPSIVPALELDEYDLLAQEPEVIGTDPYVDEYETYTSQSPIPIDCSPLAWWLRDEQHERFPRLSNMAIDILSIPAMSADPERTFSGAQRTISWDRMLLGASTIEKGECLKSWIRNGITAELHGEGVQQYECIAKEGSTGALGVDVVP, encoded by the coding sequence ATGTCGGCGTGCCAGGAAACGAAGTCGCGGACTGGGCGGCCAAAGAAGCGGCCGGCCACGACCCAAACGCTAATTCTCCACCCTTCCAGAGGAAAGGCTCACATACAGAAGAACTGGCCAAAGGCATGGCACAAGCAGATATTTACAGGAGTGAAGAAGTTATGGGAAGACGAATACAAGAACTTACCAACCATCTACACTACTCCTTCAATTGTCCCGGCACTGGAGCTGGATGAGTATGACCTGCTTGCGCAGGAACCTGAAGTCATAGGCACAGACCCCTACGTTGATGAGTACGAAACCTACACCTCCCAGTCACCAATTCCAATTGACTGCTCCCCTCTTGCGTGGTGGCTCCGCGATGAGCAACATGAACGCTTTCCTCGACTATCAAATATGGCAATAGACATTCTGTCAATACCCGCCATGTCTGCTGACCCTGAGCGTACATTTTCTGGAGCACAGCGTACAATTTCGTGGGATAGAATGCTTCTTGGAGCATCGACCATTGAAAAGGGGGAATGCTTAAAGAGCTGGATTCGCAACGGCATAACGGCAGAGCTACATGGAGAGGGGGTCCAGCAATATGAGTGCATAGCAAAGGAGGGCAGCACAGGCGCTCTAGGGGTAGATGTGGTCCCTTGA